A stretch of the Brevundimonas sp. MF30-B genome encodes the following:
- a CDS encoding cation diffusion facilitator family transporter: protein MSTPASDTPPPAPDTPVDSLAAGRLATRRITRISVAVALGLILLKTFALGASGSVAVLASLADSALDLFASLATFFAVRWAAAPPDEQHRYGRGKGEAMAALVQAGLVFASAIFIGWEAVQRIADPRPVTSGGWAVGVMVIAIGVTAWLVWMQTRAIKASGSLAVTGDRAHYSADLAANVVVLIGLVSGAYLGAPGLDAAAGLIVAVWLFWGALGVLRPAADQLLDRAAPAEDRAAVAQAVLADPRVGGVHQLRARRSGPVLIVQMHVDLDPALTLEQAHAIVVEAEGRIAERFPGADILIHADPRGGVSREAHAPIPASAPAPSGPWS from the coding sequence ATGAGCACGCCCGCCTCAGACACGCCGCCGCCCGCGCCCGACACCCCGGTCGATTCCTTGGCCGCCGGCCGGCTGGCGACGCGGAGGATCACGCGCATCTCGGTCGCCGTGGCGCTGGGGCTGATCCTGCTCAAGACCTTCGCCCTGGGCGCCTCGGGGTCGGTGGCCGTGCTGGCGTCGCTGGCGGACTCGGCGCTGGACCTGTTCGCTTCGCTGGCCACCTTCTTCGCCGTGCGCTGGGCCGCCGCCCCGCCTGACGAGCAGCATCGCTACGGTCGCGGCAAGGGTGAGGCCATGGCCGCCCTGGTCCAGGCGGGCCTGGTGTTCGCGTCAGCCATCTTCATCGGCTGGGAGGCGGTTCAGCGCATCGCCGACCCGCGCCCGGTGACCTCGGGCGGCTGGGCCGTCGGGGTCATGGTCATCGCCATCGGCGTCACCGCCTGGCTGGTGTGGATGCAGACCCGCGCCATCAAGGCCAGCGGCTCGCTGGCCGTCACCGGCGACCGCGCCCACTACAGCGCCGATCTGGCCGCCAATGTCGTGGTGCTGATCGGCCTCGTCTCGGGTGCCTATCTCGGCGCGCCCGGACTGGATGCGGCGGCCGGGCTGATCGTGGCGGTCTGGCTGTTCTGGGGCGCGCTGGGCGTGCTTCGCCCCGCCGCTGACCAACTGCTGGATCGCGCCGCACCAGCCGAGGACCGCGCCGCGGTGGCCCAGGCGGTGCTGGCCGATCCCCGTGTCGGCGGGGTGCATCAGCTGCGCGCGCGCCGCTCAGGCCCTGTGCTGATCGTGCAGATGCATGTCGACCTGGATCCCGCCCTGACGCTGGAACAGGCCCACGCCATCGTGGTCGAGGCCGAGGGCCGCATCGCCGAGCGCTTCCCGGGCGCCGACATCCTGATCCACGCCGACCCCAGGGGCGGAGTGTCGCGTGAAGCTCATGCGCCCATCCCCGCGTCCGCCCCCGCGCCGAGCGGTCCCTGGTCGTGA
- a CDS encoding undecaprenyl-diphosphate phosphatase, which yields MSDWLSALILGLVEGLTEFIPVSSTGHLLLLGHFIGFQSTGKTFEIVIQLGAILAIISIYLKRLWVLAIRWPTDPKVRHFLIGIGLAFLPAAFAGVVMYDIIKEIFFETPAIICIALIVGGVLLLLLDRMKKVPTYLNAETYPFRVYLLIGLFQCLALLPGVSRSGATIAGGLLLGTDKRSAAEFTFFLALPTMGGAVAYDLFQNRNLLDFTDLGLIAVGFVAAFVTALLVVRFLLDFVSRHGFAPFAWWRIAVGVAGLVGLALTGAF from the coding sequence ATGTCGGACTGGCTGTCGGCGCTGATCCTGGGCCTGGTCGAGGGCCTGACCGAATTCATCCCCGTGTCGTCGACCGGGCACCTGCTGCTGCTGGGCCATTTCATCGGCTTCCAGAGCACGGGCAAGACGTTCGAGATCGTCATCCAGCTGGGCGCGATCCTGGCCATCATCAGCATCTATCTGAAGCGGCTGTGGGTGCTGGCCATCCGCTGGCCCACCGATCCCAAGGTGCGACACTTCCTGATCGGCATCGGCCTGGCCTTTTTGCCGGCCGCCTTCGCCGGGGTGGTGATGTACGACATCATCAAGGAGATTTTCTTCGAGACGCCCGCCATCATCTGCATCGCCCTGATCGTCGGCGGGGTGCTCTTGCTGCTGCTGGACCGGATGAAGAAGGTCCCGACCTATCTGAACGCCGAGACCTATCCGTTCCGGGTCTATCTGCTGATCGGCCTGTTCCAGTGCCTGGCCCTGCTGCCGGGCGTGTCGCGCTCGGGCGCCACCATCGCCGGCGGCCTGCTGCTGGGGACCGACAAGCGCTCGGCGGCGGAGTTCACCTTCTTCCTGGCCCTGCCGACCATGGGCGGGGCGGTGGCCTATGACCTGTTCCAGAACCGAAATCTGCTGGACTTCACCGATCTGGGTCTGATCGCCGTCGGGTTCGTCGCCGCCTTCGTCACCGCCCTGCTCGTGGTTCGGTTCCTGCTCGACTTCGTGTCGCGCCACGGCTTTGCGCCCTTCGCCTGGTGGCGGATCGCGGTCGGCGTGGCGGGCCTGGTCGGCCTGGCGCTCACCGGGGCTTTCTGA
- the glk gene encoding glucokinase, translated as MKPSKDDIVLVGDVGGTNARFALARLEEGRPVLEHHDSFPAESYPTFLEGVEAYLKGCDTRPTSGVIAVAGPVTDGAIDLTNSPWAVTETELSTLGLTPAKLINDFEAVAWGAPVVPKEELASLGGPEQGDPHATIAVLGPGTGFGVSALVRDASGREMAMPSEGGHACFAPGDEVEDEILRILRRRYGRVSIERLICGPGLLNMHRAIAEIEGRETHIDDPAQITADALADPRSACGHTLARFCAILGAVAGDIALTTGARGGVYVGGGIAPRILDFLQASPFRERFERKGRYQDYMKAIPTQVILHKHAALLGAARVAFAASQS; from the coding sequence ATGAAACCCTCCAAGGACGACATCGTGCTGGTCGGCGACGTGGGCGGGACAAACGCCCGTTTCGCCCTGGCGCGGCTTGAGGAAGGCCGGCCGGTGCTGGAGCACCACGACAGCTTTCCGGCCGAAAGCTATCCGACCTTCCTGGAGGGGGTGGAGGCCTATCTGAAGGGGTGCGACACGCGGCCGACGTCCGGCGTGATCGCGGTGGCGGGGCCGGTGACGGACGGGGCCATCGACCTGACCAACTCGCCCTGGGCGGTGACGGAAACCGAACTGAGCACGCTGGGCCTGACGCCGGCCAAGCTGATCAACGACTTCGAGGCGGTGGCCTGGGGCGCGCCGGTGGTGCCCAAGGAAGAGCTGGCCTCGCTGGGCGGACCCGAGCAGGGCGATCCGCACGCGACCATCGCCGTGCTGGGGCCCGGCACCGGTTTCGGCGTCTCGGCCCTGGTGCGCGACGCCTCGGGCCGCGAGATGGCCATGCCCAGCGAGGGCGGCCACGCCTGTTTCGCGCCGGGCGACGAGGTCGAGGACGAGATCCTGCGAATCCTGCGCCGCCGCTATGGCCGGGTGTCGATCGAGCGGCTTATCTGCGGGCCGGGCCTGCTGAACATGCACCGCGCCATCGCCGAGATCGAAGGCCGCGAGACCCACATCGACGACCCGGCCCAGATCACGGCTGACGCCCTGGCCGATCCGCGCAGCGCCTGCGGTCACACCCTGGCGCGCTTCTGCGCCATCCTGGGCGCCGTGGCCGGAGACATCGCCCTGACGACGGGCGCGCGTGGCGGGGTCTATGTCGGCGGCGGCATCGCGCCGCGCATCTTGGACTTCCTCCAGGCCAGCCCGTTCCGCGAACGGTTCGAGCGCAAGGGCCGGTATCAGGACTATATGAAGGCCATTCCGACGCAGGTCATTCTGCACAAGCACGCCGCGCTTTTGGGCGCCGCACGCGTGGCCTTCGCCGCTTCGCAGTCCTGA
- the edd gene encoding phosphogluconate dehydratase, whose translation MALNPVVERVTARIVERSAETRADYLRRMDAAGSSRPGRAKLSCANWAHAFAGAPVKDKLNAMSGAQPNVGVVTAYNDMLSAHQPFERFPEIVRQAVREVNATAQVAGGTPAMCDGVTQGRPGMELSLFSRDVIAMSTGVALTHDAFDAGLMLGVCDKIVPGLFMGALAFGHLPVVFAPAGPMPSGIPNAEKARIRALYAQDKVDRATLLESEIGSYHSPGTCTFYGTANSNQMMMELGGLHLPSTAFVHPETGLRDALTAAAAKRAVELAREGRGRMADVISEKSIVNMIVALLATGGSTNHAIHLVAMARSAGVLIDWTDMDELSSVTPLLARVYPNGSADVNAFQAAGGVAFVARELAKAGHIHSDVQTVMGAGIEAYFQEPAMIDGELVWKDGVEESLDLSILRPASDPFDREGGLRLVQGDLGRAVIKISAVKPENRIVEAPAAVFETQEDALQAFRDGKLDRDVVVVLRFQGPKANGMPELHSLSPALSVLQDKGFKVAFVTDGRMSGASGKTPAAIHVSPEALAGGLLARVQDGDIIRLDPEAGVLTTVGVDLNARAPARRSDAHATGSAWGYGRELFGAFRQVVSTAEEGASVCFTETPGGSAQIDTPPDNNVNDRAVDA comes from the coding sequence ATGGCCCTGAACCCCGTCGTCGAACGCGTCACCGCCCGCATCGTCGAACGCAGCGCCGAGACACGCGCCGACTATCTGCGCCGCATGGACGCCGCCGGATCGTCCCGGCCCGGCCGCGCCAAGCTGAGCTGCGCCAACTGGGCCCACGCCTTCGCCGGCGCCCCGGTCAAGGACAAGCTGAACGCCATGTCGGGCGCCCAGCCCAACGTTGGCGTCGTCACCGCCTACAACGACATGCTGTCCGCCCATCAGCCGTTCGAGCGCTTTCCCGAGATCGTCCGCCAGGCGGTGCGCGAAGTGAACGCCACGGCCCAGGTCGCGGGCGGCACCCCGGCCATGTGCGACGGCGTGACCCAGGGTCGGCCCGGCATGGAGCTGAGCCTGTTCAGCCGCGACGTGATCGCCATGTCGACGGGCGTCGCCCTGACCCACGACGCCTTCGACGCCGGCCTGATGCTGGGCGTCTGCGACAAGATCGTCCCCGGCCTGTTCATGGGCGCCTTGGCGTTCGGCCATCTGCCGGTGGTCTTCGCCCCGGCCGGCCCCATGCCGTCGGGCATTCCCAATGCGGAGAAGGCGCGCATCCGCGCCCTGTACGCCCAGGACAAGGTGGACCGCGCGACCCTGCTGGAAAGCGAGATCGGCAGCTATCATTCGCCCGGCACCTGCACCTTCTACGGCACGGCCAACTCCAACCAGATGATGATGGAGCTGGGCGGGTTGCACCTGCCCTCCACCGCCTTCGTCCACCCCGAGACCGGCCTGCGCGACGCCCTGACGGCGGCGGCGGCCAAGCGGGCGGTCGAGCTGGCGCGCGAGGGGCGTGGGCGGATGGCCGACGTCATCTCCGAGAAGTCCATCGTCAACATGATCGTGGCTCTGCTGGCTACGGGCGGATCGACCAACCACGCCATCCACCTGGTCGCCATGGCGCGCTCGGCGGGGGTGCTGATCGACTGGACCGACATGGACGAGCTGTCGTCGGTGACGCCGCTGCTGGCGCGCGTCTATCCCAACGGCTCGGCCGATGTGAACGCCTTCCAGGCCGCCGGCGGCGTGGCCTTCGTGGCGCGCGAACTGGCGAAGGCGGGTCACATCCACAGCGACGTCCAGACCGTGATGGGCGCCGGCATCGAGGCCTATTTCCAGGAGCCGGCGATGATCGACGGCGAACTGGTCTGGAAGGACGGCGTCGAGGAGAGCCTGGACCTGTCGATCCTGCGTCCCGCCTCGGATCCATTCGACCGCGAGGGCGGTCTGCGGCTGGTCCAGGGCGACCTGGGCCGGGCCGTGATCAAGATCAGCGCGGTCAAGCCCGAGAACCGGATCGTCGAGGCGCCCGCCGCCGTGTTCGAAACCCAGGAAGACGCGCTGCAGGCGTTCCGGGACGGCAAGCTGGACCGCGACGTGGTGGTCGTGCTGCGCTTCCAGGGGCCCAAGGCGAACGGCATGCCCGAGCTGCACAGCCTGTCGCCGGCGCTCAGCGTGCTTCAGGATAAGGGCTTCAAGGTCGCCTTCGTCACCGACGGGCGGATGTCCGGCGCCTCGGGCAAGACCCCGGCGGCGATCCACGTCAGCCCCGAGGCCCTGGCCGGCGGGTTGCTGGCGCGGGTCCAGGACGGCGACATCATCCGGCTGGATCCAGAGGCCGGGGTGCTGACGACGGTGGGCGTGGACCTGAACGCCCGCGCGCCGGCCCGGCGGTCCGACGCCCACGCCACGGGCTCGGCCTGGGGCTATGGCCGCGAGCTGTTCGGCGCCTTCCGCCAGGTCGTGAGCACCGCCGAGGAAGGCGCCTCGGTCTGTTTCACCGAAACGCCGGGCGGCAGCGCCCAGATCGACACCCCGCCCGACAACAACGTCAACGACCGAGCCGTGGACGCCTGA
- the pgl gene encoding 6-phosphogluconolactonase, whose translation MTEFRTLPTAADWAQACADRLIETMAQAIAANGRAVFAGSGGSTPAPIYERMRQAQIDWSRVTATLIDERYVPESSPESNAALLKRALLTGPASAARFVPLFHPEVTVDRAAALATQALAAEGARFDAVLLGMGGDGHICSMFPQNPTLKTLLIPGLPPAVYGVPQGRDGMAPSMERLSINLPYLAQAGRVILAITGTEKRAVFEREAQGDPAVTPIAALIAANTPLEVYWTEAA comes from the coding sequence ATGACTGAGTTCCGGACGCTTCCGACCGCCGCCGACTGGGCTCAGGCCTGCGCCGACCGCCTGATCGAGACAATGGCCCAGGCCATCGCAGCCAACGGCCGCGCGGTCTTCGCCGGGTCGGGCGGATCGACGCCGGCGCCGATCTATGAGCGGATGCGGCAGGCGCAGATCGACTGGTCGCGCGTCACGGCCACCCTGATCGACGAGCGCTACGTCCCCGAGAGCTCGCCGGAGTCCAACGCCGCCCTGCTGAAGCGGGCCCTGCTTACCGGACCCGCCTCGGCCGCGCGCTTCGTGCCGCTGTTCCACCCCGAGGTGACGGTGGATCGCGCGGCAGCCCTGGCGACGCAGGCCCTGGCGGCCGAGGGTGCGCGTTTCGACGCGGTCCTTCTCGGCATGGGGGGCGATGGCCATATCTGCTCCATGTTCCCCCAAAACCCCACGCTGAAGACCCTGCTGATCCCTGGCTTGCCGCCCGCCGTCTACGGCGTGCCTCAAGGCCGCGACGGCATGGCGCCGTCGATGGAGCGGCTGTCGATCAACCTGCCCTATCTGGCCCAGGCCGGGCGCGTGATCCTCGCCATCACCGGCACCGAGAAGCGCGCGGTGTTCGAGCGTGAGGCCCAGGGCGATCCCGCCGTCACGCCCATCGCCGCCCTGATCGCGGCGAATACGCCCCTTGAAGTCTATTGGACGGAGGCCGCCTGA
- the zwf gene encoding glucose-6-phosphate dehydrogenase — translation MAALVLFGGGGDLAMRMLLPSLYFLERDGLLAEGLKIIGAARSEETAEEYVAKVREAVQPRAEAADAWDAEAWSRLETRLDYLAVDATDAKSLKPLKAKVGDGEVTSFLAVSPSLYARIVKAMKGAGLAERNCRIVLEKPVGRDLASFLEIDDAVAEAFREDQVFRIDHYLGKETVQNLIALRFGNVVFEPLWNNLTVDHVQITVGETVGVGDRWPYYDEYGALKDMLQNHMLQLLCLVAMEPPSDLDPDSVRNEKVKVLRSLRRITPEEAERVTVRGQYVAGEVDGKPVKGYDEERGEPSDTETFVAIRADVDNWRWAGVPFFMRTGKRLAEKRTEIVIQFKAVPHSIFGHGERGQVQDNRLIIELQPDEDISLSVMNKQPGLERRMKLQPIQMSLSWGVDGKNAAPPRRRIAYERLLLDAMNGDSTLFVRRDEAEQAWRWVDEVAEAWAGAGIKTEDYQPGTWGPESADLLLSRTGRQWNTRND, via the coding sequence ATGGCGGCATTGGTGCTCTTCGGCGGCGGCGGCGACCTGGCGATGCGGATGCTTCTGCCGTCGCTCTACTTCCTGGAGCGCGACGGCCTTTTGGCCGAGGGGCTCAAGATCATCGGCGCCGCGCGCTCCGAGGAAACCGCCGAGGAATATGTCGCCAAGGTGCGCGAGGCGGTCCAGCCTCGCGCTGAGGCGGCCGACGCCTGGGACGCCGAGGCCTGGTCCCGGCTGGAGACGCGGCTGGACTATCTGGCGGTCGACGCCACCGACGCCAAAAGCCTGAAGCCGCTGAAGGCCAAGGTCGGCGACGGCGAGGTCACCTCCTTCCTAGCCGTGTCGCCCTCGCTGTACGCCCGCATCGTCAAGGCGATGAAGGGCGCCGGCCTAGCCGAGCGCAACTGCCGCATCGTGCTGGAGAAGCCGGTCGGCCGCGACCTGGCCTCCTTCCTCGAGATCGACGACGCCGTGGCCGAGGCGTTCCGCGAGGACCAGGTGTTCCGCATCGACCACTATCTGGGCAAGGAGACCGTCCAGAACCTGATCGCCCTGCGGTTCGGCAACGTCGTGTTCGAGCCGCTGTGGAACAATCTGACCGTCGACCACGTCCAGATCACGGTGGGCGAGACCGTGGGCGTCGGCGACCGCTGGCCCTATTACGACGAGTACGGCGCCCTGAAGGACATGCTGCAGAACCACATGCTGCAGCTGCTGTGCCTGGTCGCCATGGAGCCCCCCAGCGACCTGGACCCCGACTCGGTGCGCAACGAGAAGGTCAAGGTGCTGCGGTCCCTGCGCCGCATCACGCCCGAGGAGGCCGAGCGCGTCACCGTACGCGGCCAATACGTCGCCGGCGAGGTCGATGGAAAACCGGTCAAGGGCTATGACGAGGAGCGCGGCGAGCCTTCAGACACAGAGACCTTCGTGGCTATCCGCGCCGACGTCGACAACTGGCGCTGGGCCGGCGTGCCCTTCTTCATGCGCACCGGCAAGCGCCTGGCCGAGAAGCGCACCGAGATCGTCATCCAGTTCAAAGCCGTGCCGCACTCCATCTTCGGCCACGGCGAGCGCGGCCAGGTTCAGGACAACCGACTGATCATCGAGCTTCAGCCCGACGAGGACATCTCGCTGTCGGTCATGAACAAGCAGCCGGGGTTGGAGCGGCGCATGAAGCTGCAGCCGATCCAGATGAGCCTGTCTTGGGGGGTGGACGGCAAGAACGCCGCGCCGCCGCGCCGCCGCATCGCCTATGAGCGCCTGTTGCTGGACGCCATGAACGGCGACTCCACCTTGTTCGTGCGCCGCGACGAGGCCGAGCAGGCGTGGCGCTGGGTCGACGAGGTTGCGGAGGCCTGGGCTGGGGCCGGCATCAAGACCGAAGACTATCAGCCGGGGACCTGGGGTCCGGAAAGCGCCGACCTGCTGCTGTCGCGCACGGGCCGCCAGTGGAATACGCGCAATGACTGA
- the hisIE gene encoding bifunctional phosphoribosyl-AMP cyclohydrolase/phosphoribosyl-ATP diphosphatase HisIE yields MIDPEALDFAKGDGLIPAVVQDAATLQVLTLAYMDRAALNETIQSGEATFFSRSRGGRWRKGETSGDRLHVVSITPDCDGDALVVKVRPVGNACHLNRISCFGDEDAPGLGRVARLEQTIAERAGADPAESWTARLIAEGSKRVAQKVGEEGVETALAGAAGPDSELASEAADLVYHLLVLLRARNMVFQDVLDVLASRAATAKHSP; encoded by the coding sequence GTGATTGATCCCGAAGCGCTTGATTTCGCCAAGGGCGACGGCCTGATCCCGGCCGTGGTGCAGGACGCCGCGACCCTGCAGGTGCTGACCCTTGCCTATATGGACCGCGCCGCCCTGAACGAGACGATCCAATCCGGTGAGGCCACCTTCTTCTCGCGCTCGCGCGGCGGGCGGTGGAGGAAGGGCGAGACCTCGGGCGACCGGCTGCACGTGGTTTCGATCACGCCCGACTGCGACGGCGACGCCCTGGTGGTGAAGGTCCGCCCCGTCGGCAACGCCTGCCACCTGAACCGCATCAGCTGTTTCGGCGACGAGGACGCGCCGGGCCTGGGCCGCGTGGCGCGCCTGGAGCAGACCATCGCCGAACGGGCCGGCGCCGATCCGGCCGAAAGCTGGACCGCCCGCCTGATCGCCGAGGGGTCCAAGCGCGTGGCCCAGAAGGTCGGCGAAGAGGGTGTCGAAACGGCCCTGGCCGGCGCCGCTGGACCGGATTCGGAACTCGCCAGCGAGGCCGCGGATTTGGTCTATCACCTGCTCGTCCTGCTGCGCGCCCGTAACATGGTGTTTCAGGATGTCCTGGACGTGTTGGCCTCGCGGGCCGCAACGGCCAAACACTCACCCTGA
- the hisF gene encoding imidazole glycerol phosphate synthase subunit HisF yields the protein MVARRIIPCLDVKDGRVVKGVRFEGHRDMGDAAELAARYRDQGADELVFYDITASPEGRTLDYGWVEDVARLLDIPFCVAGGVRSVDQAARCLDHGADKVSINSPALERPELIGEMAERLGRQCVVVGVDSVFEDGDWRVHQYTGDPDRRRGAGWLTMEWIVQAQQLGAGEIVLNCIDRDGVRKGYDVEQLAAARTRLTIPLVASGGAGSPQDFRDVFDTADVSGALAASVFHTGAIAIPDLKRYLADEGVEVRL from the coding sequence ATGGTCGCGCGCCGCATCATCCCGTGCCTGGACGTCAAGGACGGCCGCGTGGTCAAGGGGGTGCGCTTCGAGGGGCACCGCGACATGGGCGACGCCGCAGAACTTGCCGCGCGCTATCGCGACCAAGGCGCCGACGAACTGGTCTTCTACGACATCACCGCCAGCCCCGAGGGCCGCACGCTGGACTACGGCTGGGTCGAGGACGTGGCGCGTCTGCTGGACATCCCCTTCTGCGTGGCGGGCGGCGTCCGATCGGTCGATCAGGCCGCGCGATGCCTGGATCACGGCGCGGACAAGGTCTCGATCAACTCGCCGGCCCTGGAGCGTCCCGAGCTGATAGGCGAAATGGCCGAGCGCCTGGGCCGACAGTGCGTCGTCGTCGGCGTCGACAGCGTGTTCGAGGACGGCGACTGGCGCGTGCACCAGTACACGGGCGATCCCGACCGCCGCCGCGGGGCGGGATGGCTGACAATGGAGTGGATCGTGCAGGCCCAACAGCTCGGCGCCGGCGAGATCGTGCTGAACTGCATCGACCGCGACGGGGTGCGAAAGGGCTACGATGTCGAACAGCTGGCCGCGGCGCGCACGCGCCTGACCATTCCGCTGGTGGCCTCGGGCGGGGCCGGCTCGCCGCAGGATTTCCGGGACGTGTTCGACACGGCCGACGTATCGGGCGCCCTGGCCGCCAGCGTCTTTCACACCGGCGCCATCGCCATCCCCGACCTGAAGCGATATCTCGCCGACGAAGGCGTGGAGGTGCGGCTGTGA
- the hisA gene encoding 1-(5-phosphoribosyl)-5-[(5-phosphoribosylamino)methylideneamino]imidazole-4-carboxamide isomerase: MIVYPAIDLRGGVCVRLMQGRFDEATTYDDQPPARLAVFAAGGAEWVHIVDLDGAEAGEARQHALIGELAQAIDLKVQSGGGVRAVSDVEALLDAGVDRVVVGSLAASQPETVLEWLDRFGPEHLTLAFDVRIEDGVPTPALKGWTQSSGLDLFSVLDRYPVGRIKHVLVTDVSRDGALTGPNLELLSDIRMRRPDLVLQASGGVATLDDITAIKALGCHGVIVGRAIYEGRFALPDAITAARRERD; encoded by the coding sequence ATGATCGTCTATCCCGCCATCGACCTGCGCGGCGGCGTCTGCGTGCGCCTGATGCAGGGCCGGTTCGACGAGGCGACGACCTATGACGACCAGCCGCCCGCGCGTCTGGCCGTCTTTGCGGCCGGCGGCGCCGAATGGGTGCACATCGTCGATCTGGACGGCGCCGAAGCCGGTGAGGCGCGCCAGCACGCCCTGATCGGCGAACTGGCCCAGGCTATCGACCTCAAGGTCCAGTCGGGCGGCGGTGTGCGCGCCGTGTCGGATGTCGAGGCCCTGCTCGATGCGGGCGTGGATCGCGTGGTCGTGGGATCGCTGGCCGCCAGCCAGCCCGAGACTGTGCTGGAATGGCTGGACCGCTTCGGGCCCGAGCACCTGACCCTGGCCTTCGACGTCCGCATCGAGGACGGCGTGCCGACGCCGGCGCTGAAGGGCTGGACCCAGTCTTCGGGCCTGGACCTGTTCAGCGTTCTGGACCGCTATCCGGTCGGCCGCATCAAGCACGTCCTCGTCACCGACGTTTCGCGCGACGGGGCGCTGACGGGGCCAAATCTGGAGCTGCTGTCCGACATCCGGATGCGCCGGCCCGATCTGGTGCTTCAGGCTTCGGGCGGGGTGGCGACGTTGGACGACATCACCGCCATCAAGGCGCTGGGCTGTCACGGGGTGATTGTCGGCCGGGCGATCTATGAGGGCCGCTTCGCCCTGCCGGACGCCATCACGGCCGCGCGCCGCGAGCGGGACTGA
- the hisH gene encoding imidazole glycerol phosphate synthase subunit HisH yields the protein MNVSLIAYGAGNTASVRFALERLGARVRLVATADEIAEAERLILPGVGAAAYAMGRLRELELIAPIRAFERPFLGVCLGQQLLFETSAEGEAELLGLIPGRVEAMVPAADRPVPHMGWSPLAIEREDPLLEGIEDGAYAYFVHGFVCPDGPATLARADYGGPVPAVVRRDNRWGCQFHPERSSQAGARILKNFLELPA from the coding sequence ATGAACGTGTCCCTCATCGCCTATGGCGCGGGCAACACAGCCTCGGTGCGGTTCGCGCTGGAACGGCTGGGCGCGCGTGTGCGGCTGGTCGCGACGGCCGACGAGATCGCCGAGGCCGAGCGGCTGATCCTGCCCGGCGTGGGCGCGGCCGCCTACGCCATGGGCCGGCTGCGCGAACTGGAGCTGATTGCCCCAATTCGGGCGTTCGAGCGTCCCTTCCTGGGCGTCTGTCTGGGTCAGCAGCTGCTGTTCGAGACCAGCGCTGAGGGCGAGGCCGAGCTGTTGGGCCTGATCCCCGGTCGGGTAGAGGCCATGGTTCCGGCCGCCGACAGGCCCGTGCCGCACATGGGTTGGTCGCCGCTGGCGATCGAGCGCGAGGATCCGCTGCTGGAGGGCATCGAGGACGGCGCTTACGCCTATTTCGTGCACGGCTTCGTCTGCCCTGATGGCCCCGCCACCCTGGCGCGCGCCGACTACGGCGGGCCGGTGCCGGCGGTGGTGCGGCGTGACAATCGGTGGGGCTGTCAGTTCCACCCCGAACGCTCCAGCCAGGCCGGAGCGCGCATTCTGAAGAACTTTCTGGAGCTGCCCGCATGA